The genomic segment TGAGTTCATCGCCCGCGACGGTCAGGAGCGCGCGGACGGGGGCCGTCAAGGAAACAAGCGCAGGGTTGGTGCGGCCCGCAGGCGCAGCCGAGGACAGGGCCCTGCGCGCCTTGACGGCACACGGCCGCGGGCTACAGTCGCGAGCAAGGTGATGAAGTCAGGGGAGACGGCTGGACAAGGCAACGGCCGCCTTGATGTGCAGACCGCACGCAAGCGAAGCGCGCAGGCCCGAAGCTGGAAGCCGGGCCGGAGGCGTCAGGGATGTGGAAGGCTGGCGATAGCCAGTCCCGCCAGGGATGAGCGGGTAGCGAACCTGGAGCAGCGCGGTCCGCAAAGCGGAGACGTACTGATGTGTTTCGCTTATTATCGATTTGTACGAGTTGGCTGCCTTCGGCCAGAGCTGTACATCGGCTCTGACAAGACTCGAACGCTCCGCCATATTTCGGCGAATATAGCTTGCTATTAATTTAAAAAACATAGCGGAGGGGTTCGTGCATCTTCACTCGTATCGTCTCAGGAATTTTCGACGCCTGAAGGATGCTCATATTGAGCTGGCTGACGACATATCAATATTCGTAGGATCGAATAACAGTGGAAAAACGTCGGCAACTCAGGCCATCCATGCTTTCGTCACGGGTGGAAGGGATCGTTTCAGTCTCTATGATTTCAGCTCTTCGTGCTGGAAGACTTTCGATGAAGCTGTGAATATCAACTTGGCCGACCCGATTCCCGAGGGTTTCTCACTCCCAAGCATAGACCTTGATCTCTGGTTCGAAGTTGCAGCGCCAGACCTCTATCTAGTAATTCCCTTACTTCCGAGTACAGCGTGGGAAGGAACCAAGGTCGGCATAAGAGTTTCCCTGACAGCTCGAAGCGCCATTAACCTCATTCAAAACTACCAAGAAGCTAAAGCCAAAGGTACAGGGCAGGCTGCGGAATTGCCGCCCGAGTCGCAATATATTCCCTGGCCTCGCTCCATGACGGACTATCTCCAGCGCGAACTAAAGAGCGAATATGAGCTGCGCTACTTCATCTTGGACCGCACGCAATTCGATGAGAGCTTCCGCGAAATCGGCGACTATGTTCCAGATGAACTAGGTGGTGAGCCAGGCGGCGGAACGATTCTGAAATCGCTTATTCATATCGACAACCTCGGGGCTCAGCGACACCTTTCTGATCCTAATCCGGAAGCCGGCGGTAGATCGGAAGATTTGTCAAAGCGGTTGAGCCGTTTCTACAAGCGCAACCTTAATCAGAGGCAAGACGATCACACAGCCCTTAGGGCGCTGTTCGAATCCGAACAAGCGCTCAATGTTCACTTAGATGGGGTATTCAAGCCGACGCTTGATCGGCTCGCTAAGCTTGGCTATCCAGGCATCAATAACCCGCGACTGAAGATTATGTCGGCGCTGGACCCCGCCCACGTCATGAGCCAGGACGCGCGGGTCCACTACCAGATCGGAGATGGCGAAGACACTGCCACCCTTCCCGACAGTTATAACGGGCTCGGGTTCAAGAATTTGATCTACATGGTTGTGGAGATTCTTGACGCCCAAGCCAGGTGGGCGACGATGGACAATCGCCCCCCATTGCACCTGATTTTCGTGGAGGAACCAGAGGCCCATCTGCACGCCCAACTCCAACAGGTCTTCATCCGCAATGTTCTTGAGCTTCTCAATATAGAGGGCGACGATGGAAGTATTTTTGGCAGTCAAATGGTCGTCACGACCCACTCGCCACACATCCTTTACGAGCGAGGCTTCAAGCCAATCCGCTATTTCCGACGCAAGAAAGTCGGCAAGGAACAGTTGACAGAAGTTCTAAATTTATCGGCGTTCTACCAAGCTCAGCCAGACGATCGTGATTTTCTAGAACGATATTTAAAGCTGACTCACTGCGATCTCTTTTTCTCAGATGCCGCTATTCTCGTTGAAGGCAATGTTGAGAGATTGCTCCTGCCCGTAATGATTCGAAAGGTCGCGAGGACTCTCCGATCAGCTTGTCTATGCATTTTGGAGGTTGGCGGTGCCTTTGGGCACCGCTTCCAGTCGCTTATTGAGTTTCTCGGTCTGACAACGCTGATCATCACTGATATTGATAGTGTCGCCCTTGTGGCTCCGGCGGTTGGCGAAGATGTGGATGACGAAGAAGTCGAGGAGTTCGAGGTTCCAGCCGACGCGGAAGAAGACGTCGCTGTGCAGGCCCAGGATAATGGGCAAGATCCGGTCGGTGAGCCTATAGTCCCAGCGCCTAAGAAGAAATACGGCAAGGCTTGTTTGCCCAGTGAACCGGACGCTGCGACTTCGAATCAAACCCTCATCAAATGGCTTCCGGGGAAGCTCACAATCGAAGACTTGCGTAACGCCTCTGAAGCGGACAGAACTCACGTGCTCGAAGACGATACGAAGGTTCGCGTGGCCTATCAGACTGAACGGGCTGTCACTTGGAACGGAGCCACTGAAACCCTCCGCGGGCGCACACTTGAGGAGGACTTTGGCCTTGAAAACCCGGAGTGGTCCCAAGCCGCAGCGAGGAAGCCCCTTGGTCTGATTGTGAAGGGCGGGGCCGCTGGTCCTGCCGCTCTTGCTAAAGGCCTTCATGAGAAGGTTTCGCGGAAGAGTTTCGATAAAACGAAGTTCGCGCTCGCCGTTCTCACTGAAGACGAAAATGCGTGGCATGTACCTGCTTACATCCGTGATGGGCTTGTCTGGCTGAAGGACGAAGTACGGATCGAACTTGAGACCGTGCTGCCCGACGCCGCTCTCATCGCCGAAGATGTCGCGATAGGGGGCGAGCATGAGTAGCCGGGCAAATAAGCCGGACACCCAGGCAGACATTGATCTGCGAAACTGCCTTGGAGACGTTCCGCCGCGCAGCTTCATAATGAAGGCCGGCGCCGGCTCCGGAAAAACTACGTCTCTGATTAAGGGGCTGTCGTCGGCCATCCGAATACACGGTGATAAGCTGAGGAAATTCCGCCAGCGCATTGCCTGCATTACCTACACCGAGATCGCAGCCGGAGAGATATGGAGGGATGTCGGCAGTGATCCGCTGGTTCACGTTTCGACGATCCACAGCTTCATGTGGCTGCTAGCTAAACCGTTTCAGAAAGACATTCGCGTATGGGTGTCTGGGCGCATCGCGGAGAAAATTGAGGCACTTGAACAGAAACAGGCAACCTATGGCCCCAGGGTTCAACAGCGAACAAAGGACAAAGACACCCGAGACCTGGAGCGCCTTCGCAGGCAGTCGGGGCGGATCGCCGCAGTCAAAGGCTTCCGGTACGGAACGGGTAGTGACTACGTAAAGGGAATTTTGGGGCACGACGACATTTTGAAGCTTGTGCCGTATCTCATCGCTGAGCGCCCTCTCTTTCGAACCCTTCTCGCGCGCCAATTTCCTTTCGTATTTGTGGACGAGAGTCAGGACACGACCACCGAAGTCATAGAGGCATTGAAGATCGTTGAGCGCGAACCCGGCGTTACATTTTGCCTCGGCTTCTTCGGCGACCCGATGCAACGAATTTATGCTACGGGAACCGGGTTGGTCGAAGCGGCACCGAACTGGGCCGACATTCCGAAGCCAGAGAATTTTCGGTGCTCCACTAAGGTGCTGAACCTGGCAAACGCCATTCGGCGCGATGGTGATGACCTCGTTCAGATTCCAGGCCAACGTCTAGGCCCTGAAGGTATCGTTCCAACTCCTGAAGGGTCGGCCCATCTTTTCGTTTTACCTGCGGACGATACGCGAGATGCCAATCTGGTTCGGGTGCGCGAATGGATGGCGGCACGAACCGGTGATGATCATTGGCGAGCAGGGGATGATGACCAGGAGCGGGTAAAGCTTCTCGTCATTGTTCACCAGATGGCGGCAAAGCGCTTAGGGTTCGGAGAGCTTTACACGGCACTTAATTCCAAAGCGCCGACAGCATTCAAAGACGGTTTTCTGGATGGCTCTGCATGGCCTCTTTCACCGTGTGTGAAATTTCTGATTCCGATAGCGATTGCCCATACAGAAGGCCGGCAACTCGAAGTGATGCGACTGATCCGAGAGTATTCGCCCCTTCTTGAAAAAGGCGATCTCGCCGGAGCGAACGTCGCAGAGCGGCTTAAAGCACTTAGAGAGCTTGTTGCCTCAATTGCAGAAGGCATAGCCGGGAATTCCAACGTAACGATCGGCGACCTTCTGAAGCAGGTGTACGCCGCAGGGTTATTAATCTTCGATCCCCGGCTAGCATCTTACTTGGACCCGGAAGCAGTTCCACCTGCCCAGCCCGCAGAAGGGGTGGACAATGACGACGACCAAGAAGACGATGAGTCCGATAAGGAAATGGCCTCAATGGATGCTTTTTTAGCGTGTCCTGCTAGACAGCTTCTGGCGTACCAGACCTACATTTCAGAGCGCTCACCTTTTTGGACTCAGCAAGGCATCAAGGGTACTGAATTTGATAGGGTGCTCGTCGTGTTAGACGATGCGGAGAGTACCCATTTCCAGTTTTCTTACGAAAAATACCTGGGCCTCAAAGCGCTTTCGGATACCGACCGAAAACACATCGAGGCAGGTGAAGAAACGACTGTGGATCGAACACGCCGTCTTTTCTATGTGAGCTGCACAAGGGCACTAAAAGAACTGGCGGTCGTCCTCTTCACGGCTGACCCCGAACAGGCTGAGGCGCATGTGCGCCAGCTTGATCTTTTTGAAGGCGACTCCATCCATACCCAAGCCGTCTTGGCGCCAGGATAAATCAGTCGCCTTGCAGAATCGCTCTTCCTGATTAGTACGAAGCTTCAGCGCGCCGATCCTGACCCGTCTCCCGCATGCGGGAGACGGCCGGGATGGCACCCCATCCGCCATCCGCCCCCCGCACGCACGCAGGGTAAGGAAACTGAAAACTGGTGCTAATCAGGTCGCTCTTGGCAAGCACAGCGCGCAGAATTTTATTTGTTTGTGCTTCTTGCCGATGCAGAGGGTGATTTCCAGCAGCGAAGCCCCCCCGCTCGTTTTTGTCGAGCCGGCGCGGGCAAGCTCAACTTCACCCTTGCAGGCTGCCTTGAATTCACCGATCTTCACCTCCACTGCTACCAGCCGGCGCAGCTGGCGATTGTCGAACAACCGATCAAGATGAATATCCTCGTTGTCGATCTGGATGACCTTATGCCAGGGAAGAACCGCATTCGCATTCAATTCCGGGGGGGGGGGAATTTACTTTGGCGCCAGCGCCGGTAACGTTTCATTTTCCTTCAGTAAGCGTTGACACCTGTAAAGGCGCATTGCTCCATCTCTACGACGACAGCAAGATCGAGATGCGACCTTCGAAATTTCGGATGATCTGCACTAGGCTGTCATGGGGAATCAGCGCAGGTCCATGTTCTTTCTGAATCCACAGATTTCCAGCCTCGTCGCGAACCGTCCATACTCCAGCGACGCCGTACTGATCCACGATCTGAATGTTCCCCACCGGGAGCCCGCAGCCACGGGGGATGCGTAAGCAGTTGTCAATTGCCGAGAACCGCGCAAATCCTACGCTGTGCGCTCTAACGAATAGTCGGCCTTCCACCTCATGCGCTGTTCGTCCGTTACGGTCCTGATAGATAGACACGGTCAAATACTGCGTATCAACAGCGCTTAGCTTTGTTGCCCAGATCGGGTCGTGCAGGTTGCCCACAACGGCAACATAGCGGGGTATGTAGCTCAAAAGGTCCTCGGCTTGTTCACGGGTCAGGTCTTTAAATGCCCGTACCAAGCTCGTAACACAGGAGTGCTCCGGGTCGCCATAGCGAAAGCAGCGAACTTGAGGCAGAACGTGGTGTTCCAGCGAATGACCTGCCAGTTCGACCTCGACGACGAACCAATGCGACAAGCTCTTGTGAACAAGCGCCAGATCCGCAACGCGACGCTCGCCCTCTAGGACGAACGCTCCAGCGAACACGCCGCAACGATACTCCGGCATCAAACACGACAGTGCTTTAACGACTTCAGCCTCGAAGTCACCTTCGACATATGTCGTTGGATCGACAAGTTGAAAAATGTTGTCGGGGTGGCACTCGCCGGTCAATAGCTTTTTCATGCCCGGCTCCACGTCACAGTTGCTACGCCTTCAAGGCGCTCCTCTTCCTCTTTGAGCCGCTGGATTTCCGGGCCGGTCGCGACGAGCGTATAGATTGAGGCGCCATCCTTGCCCTTCGCGGGGCGCACGACCCGGCCCAGACGTTGGATACGCTGGCGCCGCGTCGCCGTACTAGCGGCAATGATGCCGACTTCGGTTTCTGGCACGTTGAAGCCTTCGTCGAGCGCACGACACGTCACCAACACATCGATTTCACCGCGCCGGTACCGCCCCAACATCGCGGCTTTCGTGCGGAGCGGCATCTTGGAGTGATAGACGCCGCTCCTGACACCGTTCTCGGATAGCACGCCGTGGATCAGGTCGCAGGCTTCGATATCTTCATGAAAGATCAGGATACGCTTGCCGCGGTTGGCTGCTACCAGCTTTAACGCCAAACGTATGCGGTTCAGGCTGAGATTCAAGACGCGGGCACGCTTCAGGAACAGTGCAATCGTTTCCTCAGCTTCGGTCCCATGCTGGCTGATGGAGCGCGCTATGGCCTTGCTGAGCTTGTCATATTCGGCTTGTCTGTCTGCTTCCAGCTCGAAGACTATGTTCTTTAGTTCGAAGGGCACGATTACACCGTCACGCAGTGCGTCGGCGTAGTCATAGCTGTAGATGATTTCGCCGAGTGCTGGTACGAGCACTTCCTTCAGGCCGTCGTCATACTGCCGTTCAGGCGTTGCCGAGAGGCCCAAAGACGCGAAGGTTGGAACTTGAAGTGCCGAACGGAACTGCTCAGATGCAGCTTTGTGACACTCATCAACGATTAGGAAGCACTTATGCTGCTCCTGCATGCGCTCAGGCAACTTGGCGGCCGTGTTAAGCACTGCGATGTTAATCGCCCCAAGACGGAAGCGCAGGCTCCCAGTGATGATGTTGATCTCATCTAGATCAAGATCGAAGTAGCTTGCTGCCTCTTCCCACCATTGCTCCAGCAGCGCCGCGGTCGGGACGACGATGAGTGTCGCGACCGGCCGAATGCGATCGACGCATGACAGCGCAAACACTGTCTTGCCGCCGCCCGTAACGACGCTTACGATGCCGCGATAGTTGGCTTGCTCCCAACTAGCGAGCGCATCGACTTGCCACCCTCGCGGCGTCAATTTAGGCATACCGCGGCTCTTCAGCTCTGGCCTGGAGCAGAATCGATCTTATTCCCGAATAGATCAGCCTCCGCCTGCGCGCGGACCTCGGCATCCGCGTTGTCGAGTTGTGTCGCCCGTGCTCGCAGCAAGTCATTCTTCAGGCGGCGCACGCTGTCAGGGTTGACGCGAGAGAGCAGTTTACTAGTTTTGAACTCGGCGACTGCGTCGAAGATGTACTGCTGCACGCATTCGTGCATTGAGTCCTTCGCCTCCAGCGTCTGGTAGTACGGATGCAAGCCATTGATAATGACATGGAGAGTGCTGGGGTCCGCGCCTGGTACAAACGTGACGTGCGGCTCCCACTCGCTGGTCTCCTTCAGCGACATAACCACTTTCAAATCCGGAAGAATGTCGAGCGTGACCAGTTCCTCTTCGGCGGTAAGCGTCTTCAAGATCTGTTGGTTGTTGGCTGCGGTTGTTTCCGGTGGTGGCAGGGCAGCGTTGTTCAGCGCGTCCTTGAACTCATTGCTTGTGAACTCACTTTGCATGCTCTTGGCGAACTCGCGTACTTGTTCCTTCGACCATTTTTGCCGTCCGCCACCTCGCCTGCTCTTGGCGTACTCCGCATAGGCTTTGGTCTCGTTAACAAGAAACTGCTCCAGCTTGTCCTCTTCGTCGCCCTCAAAAAGGATCGCATCTTTCGTATGGGACACAACGAAACCATCGAGTTGCAGGACACCAGTGAGCCGCTGCGCAACCAAGTTGTTGGCGCCTTCGTCATCGACACCGCCATAAATGGCCTTCGGCTTCCAGGCATTCGGGAAGCCCTGAATCTGACGACCATTCTGGAAGAGAGAGAAGCCACCGAATTTCCGACCACCCTTGCGTAGTACACCGATCCAGCCCTTGACCTTCTTGCCATCGATGTCGAGTTCCGGTAGATCACGGCACATGACCGTGCCAGACGGGTCGGTGTCCCAGTCGCTGTCCTGAGGCGGTGCCACTTCCTCGCCGTTGTAGGTCAACTTCAGTGCTACCTGGCCCTTGTCGTCTGGCCGCAGGTCAAACATGTACATCGAACCCAGATAGGTCTTGATGGTCTCTTCGGAGCGCTTCTGAATCACGCGGCGTAGGTCTGTGATCGTGATGCGCGTGTAGTGCACATCCTTGCTCACTGACTTCATGGTCAGCGGAACCTTCGCACCGTGATTCGCAATCGCGTCGACATCGACCGTCGCGGTCCATTCTTCGCCGCTGCCCCATTCGCAGGTCGTCACGGACCACTTTGCGCCGATCCAGCATGCGGCCGTTTTCATGCCCATGCCATACTTCGATCGACCCTTGCTGTCAGCTGTTGGATTCGCGATCTTCAGCGCGGCGATCAAGTCTGCCTTGGTCATCCCAATCGAGTTGTCCTCGATCATGATTTCCTTGGTCTGTCGGTTGTGGACGATGGACACCGTCAGCGGCTGGCCTTCGGACTTCAGCAGTTCATCGACAAGCGTTCCATAGTTAAGACGCGACTGGGTTGAGTTGTCTACGAACTCGGCTAGCGCGAACCACATCGTGTAGCTCAGACGGCTATAGGCATCGATCGCCTTTGGGCCGACACTCAACTCGGCTTCGTCAATGTTCTGCGTCATTCGTTAGCTCCCCCAGGTTTAAGAAACATGCCCAACCTTCGTCGGCGGCTTAGGATACTGAAAACGAGTCGAGGGTTATGCCATCGCCGAAGCGTCCACGGGACCCTTTAATGTATTCCTCAGATGCCTCGATGCTGATCCAAAACCGCTCAAGATCCTCTGCAGCGCAACCCGTAGTGTTGCTGCCACCGAACGGGTCTAAGACAATGTCACCCGGCTCCGTCAGAAACTTGATGAAGAACTTTGCTAGATCGCTTGGCATCCGTGCCGGGTGCAGTTGGAATTGGTTTTCCCTGCAATACGTCTGATATGCGTCGGAGGCTAGTGTATTTGCATATGTCAGAACGTTCGAAGGAATTGCACCACCATTGTTCTTCAGGAACGAGGTCTCTCCGATGTCATGTTCCGAGGGGCGCTTACCGGCGTTGTACGAGCCTTTTTTCAGCAAATCCTTCATGGACTTGCTGTATTCCTGGAGCACGCGCTGATTGCTCGCTTTGGGTTTCTCGTTTGGTGACAGCCACCACAGCTTCGTGAAACTATCTTTCACCCTAATACGCTCGACATTGACCCACTGTGCCGGTGACGGCAACTTCGCCGGGTTCTGCCAGATGAACTCTTGGCAGAGGTGAAGATCGTTCTTGGATTGAAACTCAAGAAGCGCGCGTAGCGCCAGTGTGGACATTACTGGCGAGCCAGGCTCCCAAGAGTTTCCCATCTCGATCACGATAGATCCGTCCGGTGTGAGCATTTTCTTGAAGAGCGGGCCGAACGTGCAAAGCCAGCGGATATAACTTTCCCCCGTCTCATTGCCATAGCGCTTCTTACGGTTCAGTGGGAACGGCGGTGATGTGAAGATCAAGTTCACCTTGCCTTCAAAACGCGCCAGCGATCCGTCGCCAAGAATTTCGTCGGACTTGCCGTGGAGCATGCGGCCCCGTGCAGTTGCGTAGGCAACGTTGGATGGCGGCCGCCCCATGAAGGGGTTCATCAGCCGCGCACTTGCGTCTTCTCCCGTGGTTACTAGCGTAGTTGTCTGCATGCGGGCCTGTGGTTCTACTTGAGTTCTGTTGAAGACGGATAATTTAGACTTGGTGGTAACGCGACACAGTGTCCAGCTATGCAGCGATGATCTCCACCCCACGCTTTTGCACGAGGTGCAGCAGCTTCAAGGCGGTACCTGCGGGCCTCTTCTGGCCGATCTCCCACTTCTGCACAGTGGAGACGCTGGTGTTGAGCAAGCGTGCAAAAACGGCTTGGCTGACGTGCGAATCCTCTCTGATGCGCTTGATCTCATCCGGTTGGAGCGGCGAGACCGGAGGCACGCTCAGCTGATCGAACTCGCGGAGCGTGACCTGATCCATCGCGCCGGCTCTGCTGAGGCCTCTTACAGTCCCATGCGCAGCTTTCAAAAGGTGCGACTCGGTTTTTCGCATGACTTTGCCTTTGTCCGATCAATGGCCACTTCGTGCAGGATCGCTGGTCCCCATACAAGCCGACGCAATTTTATAGCACCAGGTGATACCTGTGCAAACTCAGATCGACGCTGAAGCAACGCCGCTACCAGAGTGCTCCCGATTGCCCGTCACGGAAGCGGTCGGCGGCGTACCGAGATGGCTAATCGATACGCCCTGCCTTGCCACAGCAGGTTGTCGCGATCGCCATCGATAGCCACCATGACACTCATTACGAACCCCCATGGAATCTGGACGATGGCTGCCTCGGAACCGCTCAAGACCTCGACACGACCCGATGCTTCCCTGCCCCACCCCAGCACGGTGCAGTACGCCGAGCTTCCGCAGTTCCCGAAGGGATCACCACTGCCCTTTCGCCGCACGATCCGCCGGCGCGAACTGCATCAGATTGTGCCCCTGGCGGAGACCACCATCTACGAAATGGAGCAACGCGGCGAATTTCCCCGGCGCTTCAGGCTGACACCGCGCTGTGTGGTCTGGGATCTGGAAGAAGTCGAAGCCTGGGTCGAAGCTAGGAAACAGGCCTCACGTCCTCTCAAGGCCGACGTGCATGCTGGCCCGGACGTCAGACAGCGCCGATACCGGCCCGTGTGATGAGTGGTCCCGCCCAGACCGTGCACACGTGCAAAAAAGCGCGTTGCCCGCGCAAATTCGATTACGGGCGCAAAAAACGATTATGGAAGCACACATCTGCGCAAAGCCGATTACGGTTTATCAAAACAGCGAGAGGATCACTCAGAGTGACCTTTCTGCGTGAAAACCAAACCGCTGTGGTTGCTGACGATGCGCCCCTACCCTTTTCCCGTGTCCTGATCAGCCAGCCAGCGGGCCGAGAGCGCCGCTCATCCAACCAAAGCTTCCAGCTCCTTGGACGTCGAATGCGGCAGCCGGTGGCCCTTCTTTGCCAGCGAATAGCTACCCTTGGCCTGCAACCAGGTCAGAACATCCGCCAGATGCCAGATCGACGCACTGCCCAAGACCCGCCGCAAGGCGCGAGCGTTGTTGCCACCGACTTCGACGCGCCAGCCCTGCCCTTCGGAGTGACTGAGAGCTTCCTCGACCTCTTTCTTCGGATAAAAGGGACGGGCCGTCTGTGATCTCCAGTATGGGGATGAGCGGCAAGGTTGTCACATGACAACCTTGCCGCTCTATCAGTACAGCGCGCTCAGCGCCGGCACCACCACGTTCCTCGGCACCAGCTTCGGCACGTAGGTCTGCCCGCCGCCCCAGGCTTCAACCAGGTTGGCCCACTCTTGCAGCATGTGGCGCCGCTGCTCGGCATACTCGGCCTTGTTGTAGACCGAGCGCGAAGAACGCCCGTCCTCGTGCGCCAAGCACTTCTCGATCCAGTCGCGGTTGAAGCCGATTTCGTTCAGCAGCGTCGAGCCGGTGCGGCGCAGGTCATGGACGGTGAACGGTTGCAGCGGCTGCCCTTTGGTTTTCGCGGCCTGTACTACGAGCTGCGTGACCCGATTCAAGGTCGCATTGGACATGCACCGCTCGGCATCGTAACGAGACGGAAAGACGAACCTTGAACCCGCCGCGCAAGCGTGCAATGTGACGAAGATGTCGAGCGCCTGGCTCGACAGGTAGACCACGTGCGGATTGCGCCCCTTCATCCGCTGCTTCGGAATCGTCCAAGTCCCGCGCTCGAAGTTGACCTCATCCCAGGTGGCCTGGATCAGTTCGCTCTTTCGCACCAGCGTCAGCAGAATCAGGCGCAAGGCGAGCCTGATGGTCGGATAGGTCGCCACCGATTCCAGGTGCTGAATCACCAGCCGGATTTCCAGCGGCGACAAGGCTCGATCCTTGGGCACGAAGGTGGCGATCGAGGAGGCTCTCACGCTCTCCGCAGGGTTCTCCACCTTCTCGCCGTGGGCGATGGCGTAGACATAGACCTGCTTCACGATGTCGCGAATCTGGACGGCCGTGGCCGGCGCCCCACGCTCCTTGACCTTGTTGCACAAGGCCCGAAGGTCTTCGGCCTGGATCTCGGTCAGCAGGCGATTGCGGAAGACCGGCAGGATGTCCCGGTCGATGATGTGCTTACGCATGGCGCGGGTGCTGTCGGCCAACCTTGCATTGGCCAGCCATGCTTCCATTGCCGCGCCAAAAGTCTTGATGGCGACCACCCGCCGCTTTTCGCGTTGCTTTTCAAGCGCGGGGGATATGCCTGCCTGAACGGATTTGCGCGCCTCCAGAAGCAGTTCGCGCGCCATCGCCAGCGAGATACCGCCAGGGCCATAGCGTCCCAAGGTCAGCGTCTCACGACGGCCGTGGAGCCGGTAGTCGTAGCGGAAGGTGACGGTACCGCTGGGCGATACCGTCACGTACATCCCGTCTCGGTCAGAAGCCTTATAAATCTTGGACTTAGGCTTCAGATTTCGCAGTGCAGCGTCGGTCAGCATCGAGGTTTTCCTCCGGTTTTTCGACGGCTT from the Luteimonas fraxinea genome contains:
- a CDS encoding tyrosine-type recombinase/integrase — translated: MLTDAALRNLKPKSKIYKASDRDGMYVTVSPSGTVTFRYDYRLHGRRETLTLGRYGPGGISLAMARELLLEARKSVQAGISPALEKQREKRRVVAIKTFGAAMEAWLANARLADSTRAMRKHIIDRDILPVFRNRLLTEIQAEDLRALCNKVKERGAPATAVQIRDIVKQVYVYAIAHGEKVENPAESVRASSIATFVPKDRALSPLEIRLVIQHLESVATYPTIRLALRLILLTLVRKSELIQATWDEVNFERGTWTIPKQRMKGRNPHVVYLSSQALDIFVTLHACAAGSRFVFPSRYDAERCMSNATLNRVTQLVVQAAKTKGQPLQPFTVHDLRRTGSTLLNEIGFNRDWIEKCLAHEDGRSSRSVYNKAEYAEQRRHMLQEWANLVEAWGGGQTYVPKLVPRNVVVPALSALY